GGAGGCCAGCGTGAAGCCGTGCGCCGTCCGGGCCATGTTGCGCTTTGTGACCCAGGCGTAGGCGATGTAGTAGGTGCCGTCGGCCAGGTTGCCGCCGCTCGTCGCCGGGGTGCAGGTCGGCGCGGCCCCAGGGTCGGCCACGGTGGGCGAGGTGTCGTTGATCGTTTTCGGCGCGATCCGCCAGCGCTCGTCGCACCAGTTCGAGAGCCCGCTCATGTGCTGGGTGTTCGGCGTGACCGGGAGGTTCGTCTGGGCGGGGAGCGGCGCCCCTTGCGTCCACCCCTGCGCCATCTGTCCGTAGTTCGTCCCGTTGATGTTGACGAGCCCCTGGCCCCCGAAGGGGTAGATGTTGAGGGTCTGGGAGTTGCCCGCGTACTGGTTGACGAAGAAGCGCTGCCCGTTGGCGTCCTCGATCTCCTCGAACGTCTGGTTGCCGTTGAAGTAGGTCGGGTCGGGCGAGTAGATCGTCCAGCGGACCTGCATCGAGGCCGGATCGAAGACGAGCATCCCCCGATCCCGGTGGGTGCCGGCGATGAAGTAGTTCTTGGTCGTCTTGACCCAACAATAGGAGAGAGACTGGACGAGGAAACCAGACAGGTCGACGACCTGCGGCGGGAGCCGCTCGAACTCGCGGAAACTGGCAAGACTGAGGTTGAGCATGGGATCTCCTTTAGGCGTCGGTCAGGCTCGAGACGAAGGTGCGGAAGGCTTGGAACCGGATCGAGTCGCCGTTGCGCTCGGCGATGTAGTTGACGTCTGTGATGTTCAACGGGGACGTTGCGTGATTGGAGACCGTGACCGTCCCCGAGATCGGCTGGGAGCCCGTGGCGATCCCGCCGACCTGGTAGACCGGAAGCGCGTCAGAGCTGGACCCGAGTCCGTTCGGGTAGCTCTTGAGCTGCATGAGGATCGCCCGCAGGAGATGAGCAACGGCGCCCAAGTGCTCCCGGGGGGTCTTGACGTCTACTATTCCAGGCATCGGGGTCTCCTATCCAATAACGGGGGCCGGCAGGGGGCTCGCCGCGTAGAGCAGCGAGACGCGCCCGATCCGGAACTGGTTGGTCACAAGGGGGACGTTCTGGATGCCGACCCGGACCTGCTTGATGCGCTGGCGGCTGAACCCCGGGGGGATGAGGAACTTGATCTGGTCCCAGGTCCCCGCGAGGACCGGCATCTCCACGGTCGTCGAGCGCGTGTCGTCGGTGAAGACCAGCTCGCAGCCGAAGGTCATTGCCTGCTCGCTCCAGGCGGTGATCTCCACCGCGCCGAACTCGTGGACGTACTCGGAGCCAGCCGTGAACACCACCCGGCGGCGGGCGACCGCGGGCGAGGCCGGGGCGGTCACGTTCATCGGGCGCAGGGCTTCGAGCCCCACCGTCTGGGCGAAGGCCGCGTTCAACGGCGACTCGATCGACGCCAGGGTCTCGGAGAGGTAGAGGTCCTTGCGTCGCATGGTGCGCCGCACCACCTCGCGAAAGATCTCTGCCTGGTAGTTGTCGAGGTTCTCGGGCAGGGCGAAGTCCCCGGCATACGGCGCTCCGGTGCCCCAGGCGGCGCCGAAGGTGTCCTCGACAACCGGATCCACCGCAGGCCCGCCCATGCCCTCGATACTGAAGTCCCTCCAGAGAAGGCCGAGCATTAGAGGAACTCGATCAGGCGCCACTTGGCCGGGGCGCTGAACTGGAGGATCTTCGCCTTGGGCGACTGCGGGAGCGTGGCGACGATGACCTCCCGGGACGACCCCATCGTCACGGTCCCCAGGTTCGCGGTCGAGGGCCGCACGTCGACGTTCTTCGTTACCCCGTCAGGGGTGAAGGCCGGCATCGCCATTAGACCGCGACCTCCTTGATCGTCGCTCGCGTGACGCGGCGGGAGGTCTCGTCGCGGAAGTATTCGATCCGGTATTTCTTGTCCGGGTTGTCGAAGTTCGGCGCGTTGTCGTCGGTGACGAGCCGGATGTTGACCGCCTGGATCTCGGTCCCGTCGACGTTCCACTCGAAGGTCTTCTCGACGTTGGCTTCGGTGGGGACGAGGAGCAAACCGAGCTGCTGGATGACGGTCGCCTCGAAGGCGTCGAAGTCCACCCTGAACTCCCCGAGGCTCGCGGCAAGAGCGCTGACCTGGGTCCGGACGGTCGTCGGGAAGAAGACGACCTCGAAGATCTGCGTGTAGAACGCCCCAGTCGGGGAGTAGGCGTAGATAAAGAAGTTCTCGACCAGCGTCGGCAGGCTCGCCCCCGGAATGAGGAGGCAGGCCTCGCCGTAGGCCGAGACCGGGACCACCGAGTAGCCGGCGAGGCTCCAGGCCGGATAGTCCGGATGGAACGCCACGACCTCCAGGGCCTCCGGGTTGAGGGGGTTGTAGATGTAGGGACCGCCGGCGCCCCGGAGCGCGAGAGGGAGCAGAAGGTCGCCGCGAGCTTGTTCGATCCTGTCCATGAAGCTCTCCTATCTAGCCGCGAGGGAAGTGCGCCAAGATCTGGCGGGGGATGACCCCGTGGTGGCACATAGCGTTATGGAGGAGCGGAGTGGCCTGCGGCTCTCCGGGCATGATGTTCCAGGTGATGTGCTTCTCGGCGCAGCCGACGCCGTTGTTGCCGATGTGATACCACTCCGAGCCCGGGGTCTGGATCTTGTCCCACCCCTGGGGAGTCATGGCCGACCCCGCCCCGAAGTGGGCCGCGAACGGGACCGCGGTGCAGAGGTTGTCCTCGAGGAGGAAGTAGGGAACCCCACGGGGGCTCGCCTCCGAGAAGCCGCTGCCGTTGACGAAGTTGACGATCGAACGCATATCCGCGAGGGTGTTGTCGTAGACCGCCAGGTAGTGGTCGGTGTTCGCCTCGAGGAACGCGGCAGCGGCGGCAGCGTCGGCAAACTGGGTCCAGTCGATCGCCCCTTCCACCAGGGAGTGGGTGAAGGTCATGAACTTCGGCCACTCCGGGCAGTAGTAGTCCCAGCGATCCCCGACCCGGTGGATCCCGATGAAGTCCTTTCCGGAGTCCGAGTCGTTGCCGTGGATCCTCACCCGCGACTGGGGGAGCGCAGAGCCGGTGAAGACGATGTCGTAGAGGGCCTCGCGTCCCGCCGTGGGCTTGCGGAAGGTGTTGCCCGCGATCTCGAAGTTGGGCTCCATGCCCTTATTCAGATCGTCCTCGACGATCGCGATCGGGGCGAAGTGGGGGTCGTAGACGACGTTCCAGTAGGGGTTCTGCACATAGGCCGAGAAGTTGACCGCCCACTTCGGGTCGTCGGTGAAGCTCGGCATCCGGCGCCAAACGTCGTCGTCCCGGTTGATCGCCTGCGAGCCGATCGCAGAGAAGACCCCGCAGTCGGTGAAGGAGTTGCCGTTGATCCGGCAGTTGCGCTCGATGAGGTTCGAGCGCTTGGCCGCGATGATGAAGGTCCCCGCCGTTACCCGCGCCCCCGTGCTGTCAAGGACGTCGAGATCAATGTGCTCGGTGCGGATCCGCAAGCCCTCGAGGCAGTCCTCGATCTCGATGTCCCGCACCGTGAGCTTGTTGTCGATCTGTTGCACCGAGTCGCCATAGGCGGTGATGTCGCCGGCCCGGTAGAGCCCGGAGAACTTGATCTTCTCGATGATGACGGGCGCGTGCATGATGAGTTGCATGTTCATGCCGTCGTAGGCCCAAGCATTCGGGAGATCCGGCCACTCGTTGGAAACGTAGAAATGACCCATGAGCGACGGGAAATAGATATACATATTGGTCGAGACCGCGTTGTATGCCCAGTCCCGTTGCCGCTTGAAGTAAGCGAACCTGATATAGTTCAAGTGGCTCTTGTATGTAGTCCAGTCCTGGCTCGTATAGACCGCCCCGTTGTGGGAAGAAGCATCCCATCCGCCCGTGATGTTGAACGCGATGTTCTTGCCGGCGATCCTCATCGGGACGTCGAAGAAGATCCCGTCTGCCGTGCCGGCAAGCTGGATCAAGTCGTTGGGCTTGTGATGCCGGATCGCCAGCCGCAGGTCTTGATAGATCGCGTCGCTCTCCACGTCTGCCGGGGTGATGTAGACCGCGTCCAGCCAGGTCCGGTAGGTCCGGCCCCCGTCGCGGTTGTCGGTCATGACGTAGATCCGGACGTTGGTCTGCCCAGAGACGCTGAAGTAGGCGCTCGCGACCCCGTAGGTGACGGACCAGTCGGCGTTCCGCTTGGTCACGAGGTTCGAGCCGCGGATGATCGCCTGGTCACTGAAGAGCAGGTTCCCATCGGCGTCTTGGACGAAGATCCAAAACTTCAGGTCATTGTTGAGCCGCTTGTCGACGTGCTGTTTGGCGACCCGGAACTTCATGTAGTAGCGGGAGTCGGTCAGCGGCAGGGTCACGTCCCGATGCGCCGCCCAGTTCAGGGCGACCGAGTTGTGGGCGGCGCCGTCATAATTGACGCTTTGCACCGTCCCGCCCACGGCTTCCGAGTAGTCCGCGTCCTCGTAGAAGGTCCAATTCGCCACGTCCGGGGCGACCTGGTCGAACGGGAGGACGTTGTTGACGAAGGTGCGATCCGAGTTGACGCAAAAGGTCCTCTGCGCGGAGACGAGGAACGTGACCGAGGCCGTGTCGACCCCGCCGGCCCCGTCGTCGACCGTGACCGAGAAGGTGTAGGTCCCCGCCTGGGAGAGGACCGCCGACTGGTTCATGCCGGCGAAGGTGCCGTTGTTGACCCAGACCTGGGAGGTGGGGTTGCCGGGGTCGTCGGCCCAGGTGAAGGTCGGCTCCACCCCGCCGCCCCACGTCGAGCGGTTGCCCTTCAGCTCGAGGTGCATCCCCGTATAGACCTTGGTGTAGTTGACCGGGACGAAGGAGTCGATCCAGTAGATCCGGGCGACGACGACGTTGGTGCCTGCCGGCCCCCCGGTGTGCCCGACCGTGTTGCGGGCGCCGTCTGCATCGTTGTACGCGACGCCCGGGTTGCCGGCGTTGATGTAGGGCGAGCTCGGCAGAGGCCGGAAGCCGATGACGTCGTAGAACTGCGCGAGGTCGATCTCCTGGTTGTAAGCGGACATACCATCGCTAGAGCCCGAGTCGTAGTGCGTCGGGGCGACCCCGAGCCACTCCTTGAAGGTCGCCTTGCCCATCCCCACGAGGTCGACCAGTTGCGCGTTCGCCCGGTTGAAGAGCACCGGCTGGATCTTGTAGTGGATGATGTTGTTGGCGAAGCTCATGTAGTTCTCGTATTCGGGGTCGCTCCAGTTCTTCTCCTCCCCGTTGCCGTACCAGTTGCCGACCGTGAGCCCGCCCACCCCAAGTTGGCACTCGTTCTGCCTCCGGATGGTCGCCACCGGCCAGGTCCCGGTCGAGATGAGCTTGTCCTGGCGCGTGCCGTGGATCGTCTTGTTGGCGGGGTATGCGGTGTAGTCGTAGAGCTCGACGCCGTCGTCCGGGTAGAGATCCCCGAGGAGGTAGACCGGCGTCTGCATGTTGTCGTCGGTGGTGTTGTTCTCGACGATGAGGTTGCGGCGCCCCTCGCAGCGGAACTGCTTGATCGTGTAGGAGTCGTAGGGGAAGGACCCCATGACGACGTTGTTGGTGAAGTACATGGAGCCGACCCCGGCGTTGAACCGGACGACCGTGCAGTTGTCGCGGAAGGTGTTGCGCCGGACCTCGACGTGGGTGTCGTAAGAGTCCCAGTTGCCCGTATTCGGGTTCTTGTAGCAGGCCTCCCAGAAGGTGATGAACATGGTGTCGATCGGGG
Above is a window of Deltaproteobacteria bacterium DNA encoding:
- a CDS encoding Ig domain-containing protein → MANPFTMTNYLFTGSQDANGVYKGYITFRLSWDPAVYYRPDGLQVMGVRINGYQWYGDALTCTAYDDAAGWGDYRFGSALSPFEFTDNFIELQRPGKGNRLWQRYGFYIKGSFSHRAVSFARPVGALPCVLDTVGVYLYAGVPSYGNLWEADSYLGYDFLTGAPISPGADTTDIYCDDVAEERSLLNATGSQLTPLYNPYEAIQRAGLISRYYGHKVNVHIAPGEYEDTKFFHFFVPGATVDVFGDVDNRPKVWCNEDADYSAWHLGSFDEYLGNMQTYWSTVKYCGYNHHPAPLNTHLRIYDVDFSSVHIKGLLNTFECHRSAFALSLVKTYVTDRYVFLDNEVSASIVRQDPLWDYTEHFTMIPRGGSYGALSYIDPAYWSNIHWKLLKVPMPSRADYVQFYGEADAQHLDNLGMGPYWGGFFGKSAWHNFGNWKIDGAYLDGTPIDTMFITFWEACYKNPNTGNWDSYDTHVEVRRNTFRDNCTVVRFNAGVGSMYFTNNVVMGSFPYDSYTIKQFRCEGRRNLIVENNTTDDNMQTPVYLLGDLYPDDGVELYDYTAYPANKTIHGTRQDKLISTGTWPVATIRRQNECQLGVGGLTVGNWYGNGEEKNWSDPEYENYMSFANNIIHYKIQPVLFNRANAQLVDLVGMGKATFKEWLGVAPTHYDSGSSDGMSAYNQEIDLAQFYDVIGFRPLPSSPYINAGNPGVAYNDADGARNTVGHTGGPAGTNVVVARIYWIDSFVPVNYTKVYTGMHLELKGNRSTWGGGVEPTFTWADDPGNPTSQVWVNNGTFAGMNQSAVLSQAGTYTFSVTVDDGAGGVDTASVTFLVSAQRTFCVNSDRTFVNNVLPFDQVAPDVANWTFYEDADYSEAVGGTVQSVNYDGAAHNSVALNWAAHRDVTLPLTDSRYYMKFRVAKQHVDKRLNNDLKFWIFVQDADGNLLFSDQAIIRGSNLVTKRNADWSVTYGVASAYFSVSGQTNVRIYVMTDNRDGGRTYRTWLDAVYITPADVESDAIYQDLRLAIRHHKPNDLIQLAGTADGIFFDVPMRIAGKNIAFNITGGWDASSHNGAVYTSQDWTTYKSHLNYIRFAYFKRQRDWAYNAVSTNMYIYFPSLMGHFYVSNEWPDLPNAWAYDGMNMQLIMHAPVIIEKIKFSGLYRAGDITAYGDSVQQIDNKLTVRDIEIEDCLEGLRIRTEHIDLDVLDSTGARVTAGTFIIAAKRSNLIERNCRINGNSFTDCGVFSAIGSQAINRDDDVWRRMPSFTDDPKWAVNFSAYVQNPYWNVVYDPHFAPIAIVEDDLNKGMEPNFEIAGNTFRKPTAGREALYDIVFTGSALPQSRVRIHGNDSDSGKDFIGIHRVGDRWDYYCPEWPKFMTFTHSLVEGAIDWTQFADAAAAAAFLEANTDHYLAVYDNTLADMRSIVNFVNGSGFSEASPRGVPYFLLEDNLCTAVPFAAHFGAGSAMTPQGWDKIQTPGSEWYHIGNNGVGCAEKHITWNIMPGEPQATPLLHNAMCHHGVIPRQILAHFPRG